A genomic window from Parasteatoda tepidariorum isolate YZ-2023 chromosome 10, CAS_Ptep_4.0, whole genome shotgun sequence includes:
- the LOC107443540 gene encoding uridine 5'-monophosphate synthase encodes MVKNEDLLTELLNIDVFKVGNFNLKTGGASPIYIDLRHVIAYPKIARKIVGSIKSKVDELNITMDLVCGVPYTSLPTASVYSVLHDIPLIMKRKEAKSYGTMKLLEGIYKQGDRCLIIEDVVVSGSSIIETARVLRKEGLIVTDCIAVLDRNQGGKVNLPKEGIRYHPLFEVCDMFEKYCDLKEVDDALISKVKEYLSDNNYVPLNPKQCPV; translated from the coding sequence ATGGTTAAAAACGAAGATCTTTTAACGGAGCTCTTAAACATTGACGTATTCAAAGTcggtaattttaacttaaaaaccgGTGGAGCATCACCTATCTACATCGATCTTCGACATGTTATAGCCTACCCTAAGATAGCCCGGAAAATCGTCGGATCTATAAAATCCAAAGTAGACGAACTAAACATCACAATGGATTTAGTGTGTGGAGTACCTTATACATCTTTACCAACTGCTTCTGTCTACTCAGTGCTGCATGACATTCCCTTAATAATGAAACGAAAAGAAGCCAAGTCATATGGGACCATGAAACTTCTAGAAGGAATCTACAAGCAGGGTGATCGCTGTCTAATTATCGAAGATGTAGTGGTCAGTGGTTCGAGTATTATAGAAACTGCTAGGGTTCTAAGAAAGGAAGGATTAATTGTTACTGATTGTATTGCTGTTCTTGATAGAAACCAAGGAGGTAAAGTTAATTTGCCCAAGGAAGGGATTAGATACCATCCCTTGTTTGAAGTTTGCgacatgtttgaaaaatattgtgacCTCAAAGAAGTTGATGATGCTTTAATATCGAAAGTAAAAGAGTATTTAAGTGATAACAATTATGTTCCTTTAAACCCAAAACAATGTCCTGTTTAA